A region of Asticcacaulis excentricus DNA encodes the following proteins:
- a CDS encoding TonB-dependent receptor has protein sequence MWLGFKKMHPFNTKKWMLAATGLAVVMYCTPALAQTTSEKAATPQAEDDKETVIIVKGLRKSLQSATEKKRKAKQIVESIEAEDVGKLPDNNVVEALAHVTGVQITRARGEGESLMIRGQSDVQTTLNGSPNNQGVGRAASLNDIPAELLKSVQVYKTRTADQVEGGIAGTVNVELRRPLDLKKGWTVAGSVRNVYSSIGSTESPYASALVAKRFDTPYGEMGFLLNLSYQENNYNEQYVQSETPMDFRWWTSMLKPENLGAAVVAANPAGEPGTLVSIYRAQYGVEAGKVRRPSVNFSYQWRVNENLDFVLEASSFKSRGSNMYSALNTRIKDNPTGVISNLTFQPDGKTIRSMRLTDTLTGAGDGLNVGPTSRFDSNVADNQRINFETHWHNERARIDFVVYKDENSFNNQWITQSQRFKNLKYLTIDMASDKVPGTGPWVEYFDVNGQKINTADINNYQMFELEDGKGFEKSSEFVWQADFTYRLSDDKFFREFKAGVRKSDRDVERAYGYRFARFGYDYGTRVDKHVSLLSFPGGSAYEAVTADIDGFASPTWYRISRKGLVDNYAAIRAYAADVSKRSAFGGSGDWNDEIVSTEQLSSSFNSNEKTAAIYAQLAYGFNAWGAPIDGLIGVRSVTYAGEGSAVRYVNGEPQPYTFPNKGGTDVMPNANAVIHFTPKLQLRLAYTVNIQRPNFQDTSPFVMYDTGSCKCGWGGNPELNVNKETSYDASLEYYFGRGGLLSAATYVKKPDNFTVWRNRSPRYIDDAQFPGIYYIDSPDNGGPGEYRGIELTARSFFDFLPKPWSDFGAEANMTYNQKAEIRYRYYNGEEITPTDLATIPGLYDAPNNSKYTYNLTAYYETPKLSARVTYNHRDRYRGYLDGYALKGYSQYIEPTERLDAALNWTPVKFMTLSLEGTNLTEDKTQVFYGADKLLPQGVRVPARTVQLSARFRY, from the coding sequence GTGTGGTTAGGATTTAAGAAAATGCACCCGTTCAACACAAAAAAGTGGATGCTGGCCGCGACCGGGCTGGCCGTGGTTATGTACTGCACGCCAGCTCTGGCGCAGACCACCTCAGAGAAAGCGGCTACGCCCCAGGCGGAGGATGACAAGGAAACCGTCATTATCGTGAAGGGCCTGCGCAAGAGCTTGCAATCGGCTACAGAGAAAAAGCGCAAGGCCAAGCAGATCGTTGAATCGATTGAAGCCGAAGATGTGGGCAAGTTACCCGATAACAATGTGGTCGAAGCCTTGGCCCATGTGACGGGTGTCCAGATTACCCGCGCGCGCGGCGAAGGCGAGAGCCTGATGATCCGGGGGCAGAGCGATGTTCAGACAACCCTCAACGGCAGCCCAAACAACCAGGGCGTTGGCCGGGCCGCATCGCTAAATGATATTCCGGCTGAATTGTTGAAATCCGTTCAGGTTTACAAGACCCGCACAGCAGATCAGGTGGAAGGTGGGATCGCCGGTACAGTTAACGTTGAATTGCGTCGGCCTTTGGACCTTAAAAAGGGCTGGACCGTCGCTGGCAGCGTTCGTAACGTCTATTCCAGCATCGGAAGCACGGAAAGCCCTTACGCCAGTGCTCTGGTGGCTAAGCGCTTCGACACTCCCTACGGTGAAATGGGTTTCCTGCTGAACCTGTCCTACCAGGAAAACAACTACAACGAACAGTATGTTCAAAGTGAAACCCCAATGGATTTCCGTTGGTGGACCAGCATGTTGAAGCCGGAAAATCTGGGGGCAGCGGTTGTTGCGGCAAACCCCGCTGGGGAGCCTGGCACTCTGGTTTCTATATATCGAGCGCAGTATGGCGTGGAAGCGGGCAAGGTACGGCGGCCGTCGGTCAATTTCTCGTACCAGTGGCGGGTGAACGAAAACCTGGATTTTGTGCTCGAAGCGTCATCATTTAAATCGCGCGGCAGCAATATGTACAGTGCGTTGAACACGCGCATTAAGGACAATCCGACGGGCGTGATTTCTAACCTGACCTTCCAGCCCGATGGCAAAACGATCCGCAGCATGAGGCTTACGGATACGCTTACCGGTGCAGGCGATGGTCTGAATGTCGGGCCAACGAGCCGGTTTGATAGCAATGTCGCTGATAATCAGCGGATCAACTTTGAGACTCACTGGCACAACGAACGTGCTCGTATCGACTTCGTTGTTTACAAAGACGAAAACAGCTTTAACAACCAGTGGATCACCCAGTCTCAGCGATTCAAAAATCTGAAATACCTCACCATTGATATGGCTTCGGACAAGGTGCCGGGAACAGGGCCTTGGGTTGAATATTTTGATGTCAACGGCCAGAAGATCAACACGGCGGACATCAATAACTATCAGATGTTTGAGCTTGAGGATGGAAAGGGCTTTGAAAAAAGCTCGGAGTTCGTATGGCAAGCTGATTTCACCTACCGCCTGAGCGATGACAAGTTCTTCCGCGAGTTCAAAGCCGGCGTGCGCAAATCCGATCGCGATGTTGAGCGCGCCTACGGTTACCGCTTTGCTCGCTTTGGCTATGACTACGGTACGCGGGTGGACAAGCACGTGTCTTTGCTGAGCTTCCCTGGCGGGTCCGCCTATGAAGCTGTCACTGCTGATATTGATGGGTTCGCATCACCCACCTGGTATCGCATCTCCCGCAAGGGCCTTGTCGATAATTATGCTGCTATTCGCGCCTATGCGGCAGATGTATCCAAGCGCTCTGCCTTTGGTGGGTCCGGTGACTGGAACGACGAGATCGTTTCAACGGAACAGCTGTCTAGTTCTTTTAATTCAAACGAAAAAACCGCCGCCATCTATGCTCAGCTCGCTTATGGCTTTAACGCTTGGGGCGCGCCTATCGATGGCCTAATCGGTGTTCGCTCGGTAACCTATGCAGGGGAAGGTTCGGCCGTTCGGTATGTGAATGGCGAGCCACAACCCTATACCTTCCCCAATAAGGGGGGGACCGATGTGATGCCCAATGCGAATGCGGTCATCCATTTCACGCCCAAGCTTCAGCTGCGTTTGGCCTACACCGTTAATATTCAGAGGCCGAATTTTCAGGATACGAGCCCGTTTGTCATGTATGATACCGGGAGCTGCAAATGCGGATGGGGTGGCAATCCCGAGCTAAATGTCAATAAAGAGACCAGCTACGACGCTTCACTGGAATATTACTTTGGGCGCGGTGGGCTCTTGTCGGCGGCTACATATGTTAAGAAGCCTGATAACTTCACCGTATGGCGCAACCGTAGTCCGCGCTACATTGATGACGCTCAATTCCCCGGCATCTACTACATTGATAGCCCGGATAACGGTGGCCCCGGTGAATATCGGGGAATCGAACTCACAGCGCGCAGCTTCTTCGACTTCCTGCCAAAGCCGTGGAGCGACTTTGGTGCCGAAGCGAATATGACCTACAATCAAAAAGCTGAGATTCGTTACAGGTACTACAATGGCGAAGAGATAACCCCCACCGATCTGGCAACAATCCCGGGGCTCTATGATGCGCCCAATAACTCGAAGTACACCTACAACCTGACGGCTTATTATGAAACGCCAAAGCTGAGTGCGCGCGTGACCTATAACCATCGGGATCGCTATCGCGGATACCTGGATGGCTATGCCCTGAAAGGCTATAGCCAGTATATCGAACCCACTGAGCGCCTGGACGCGGCTCTAAACTGGACTCCCGTCAAGTTCATGACGCTGTCGCTTGAAGGGACAAACCTGACCGAAGACAAGACCCAGGTTTTCTATGGTGCGGATAAGCTTCTGCCTCAGGGCGTACGGGTGCCGGCCCGCACTGTCCAACTTAGTGCACGTTTCCGCTACTGA
- a CDS encoding prolyl oligopeptidase family serine peptidase, with amino-acid sequence MSLRSSRLTAVASVAALCALASPVAAPAQTVPTPSGPTAVSEVFGVPTRVRVQAERFSAANVRALITDLDLRAKFTADGQGVIYRTGAKGAGRIWRVDLKTSGVSELATESTLTALLAAQGIKVDGGFEVSPSQYDRDKDILSIYAGGREWRYERITGKLSAAEKAPAETGVLSPDGKYRVISRNYNLWLVEVATGRETALTTDGVYDRRYGQNYPQLGDMVAANSETPDMRVSVQWSGDSRRLLTYRLDRNGSYIWHAVQPNPPGSRFPRTFSYVYPNAGAKDVPQVYPVVIDVAKALEGKPALTLPELPAQSLLWPGDPNLWFNETGKIVYEWQARGYTEVNLYEADPVTGKAQVRVHEALSPNVYVTSTAMRAAPELGGYLIISERSNWAQLYFLKDGDNPSGGRALTKGEWEVTGISHVAKGGPILITGIGRETGVNPYFRSLYKVMLDGKIINLTPEPLDHDITVSEDGQWVIDRMSTPSEPPRTVLRRASDGVIVLELGRADHSALLAAGFTLPEVFETTAEDGKTKLYGTIYRPAHFDPSKSYAVIENVYTGPTTHRFSETYGGNVPTNIAALAQLGAIVVTIDGTGTSQRGKAFRMPAWQNLGEVGLDDHIHVLKAMKAKYPYFDLDRVGVYGGSAGGYDTARFVLRRPDFYKVGVASSGNHDLRLDKAWWPETTMGNADDATWEKNSNISVAGNLKGHLMLIHGDIDDNVPVAATMRLSAALTAAGKPHDLVILPNTPHNVNQPYYWNRLTGYFYQHLIDAK; translated from the coding sequence ATGTCTTTGCGTTCTTCGCGCCTGACCGCCGTTGCGTCGGTTGCGGCGCTTTGCGCTCTTGCCTCGCCGGTTGCGGCCCCTGCTCAGACGGTGCCCACCCCTTCAGGTCCAACTGCCGTCAGTGAGGTCTTTGGTGTCCCCACCCGTGTGCGCGTTCAGGCGGAGCGGTTTTCAGCGGCCAATGTCCGCGCGCTGATCACGGACCTCGATCTGCGCGCCAAATTTACGGCCGACGGTCAGGGCGTGATTTATCGCACCGGCGCAAAAGGGGCCGGGCGCATCTGGCGTGTGGATTTGAAAACGTCGGGGGTCAGCGAACTGGCCACTGAATCCACGTTGACAGCCCTTCTGGCAGCGCAGGGTATAAAGGTCGACGGCGGCTTCGAGGTTTCGCCCTCGCAATATGACAGGGACAAAGACATCCTGTCCATTTATGCGGGCGGCCGCGAATGGCGTTATGAACGGATCACAGGCAAGCTTTCTGCCGCAGAGAAGGCCCCGGCAGAGACGGGCGTCCTTTCACCTGATGGCAAGTACCGGGTCATTTCACGCAACTACAATCTATGGCTGGTTGAGGTGGCGACGGGCCGCGAAACCGCCCTGACCACGGATGGCGTTTATGACCGCCGCTATGGCCAGAACTATCCGCAACTGGGTGACATGGTGGCCGCCAATTCTGAGACGCCCGACATGCGCGTGTCGGTGCAGTGGTCGGGCGATTCGAGGCGCCTTCTGACCTATCGTCTGGATCGCAACGGCAGCTATATCTGGCACGCGGTTCAGCCCAATCCGCCGGGCAGCCGCTTCCCGCGTACCTTCAGCTATGTTTACCCAAACGCGGGTGCGAAGGACGTGCCGCAGGTATATCCGGTGGTCATTGACGTGGCGAAGGCACTTGAAGGAAAGCCCGCCCTGACCCTGCCTGAGCTGCCCGCACAGTCCCTGCTGTGGCCGGGGGACCCGAACCTGTGGTTCAACGAGACCGGAAAGATCGTCTATGAATGGCAGGCGCGCGGCTATACCGAGGTCAATCTTTATGAGGCCGATCCCGTCACAGGCAAGGCGCAGGTGCGCGTACATGAGGCCCTGTCGCCAAACGTCTATGTGACGTCTACGGCCATGCGCGCGGCCCCCGAACTGGGCGGTTATCTGATCATTTCCGAACGCAGCAATTGGGCACAGCTTTATTTCCTGAAGGATGGTGACAATCCTTCCGGCGGTAGAGCCCTGACCAAGGGTGAGTGGGAAGTCACCGGCATTTCGCATGTGGCCAAGGGCGGGCCGATCCTGATCACGGGTATCGGTCGGGAAACGGGCGTAAACCCCTATTTTCGCAGCCTGTACAAGGTTATGCTCGACGGGAAGATCATCAATCTGACACCGGAACCGCTGGATCACGACATAACCGTCTCTGAAGACGGACAATGGGTCATCGACCGCATGTCCACCCCGTCTGAGCCCCCCCGCACCGTTCTGCGTCGGGCGTCTGACGGTGTGATTGTCCTTGAGTTGGGCCGGGCAGATCACAGCGCCTTGCTGGCGGCGGGCTTTACCCTGCCTGAAGTGTTCGAGACGACGGCCGAGGATGGCAAGACGAAGCTTTATGGCACCATCTATCGCCCGGCGCATTTCGATCCGTCGAAATCCTATGCGGTGATCGAAAACGTCTATACCGGCCCGACGACCCACCGCTTTTCTGAAACCTATGGCGGCAATGTTCCAACCAACATCGCTGCCCTGGCGCAATTGGGTGCCATTGTCGTGACCATTGACGGGACGGGCACGTCTCAGCGCGGCAAGGCCTTTCGCATGCCTGCCTGGCAGAATCTGGGTGAGGTCGGCCTTGACGACCATATCCATGTTCTTAAGGCCATGAAGGCGAAATACCCCTATTTCGATCTGGATCGCGTCGGTGTCTATGGTGGCTCGGCCGGCGGCTATGACACAGCCCGCTTCGTTCTCAGGCGTCCGGACTTTTACAAGGTTGGGGTAGCCTCTTCGGGCAATCACGATCTGAGGCTGGATAAGGCGTGGTGGCCGGAAACCACAATGGGCAATGCCGACGACGCCACCTGGGAGAAGAACTCCAACATCTCGGTGGCGGGCAATCTGAAAGGCCACCTGATGCTGATCCACGGCGACATTGACGACAATGTGCCGGTGGCGGCGACGATGCGTCTGTCGGCGGCGCTGACGGCGGCAGGCAAGCCGCACGATCTGGTTATCCTGCCCAACACGCCGCACAATGTGAACCAGCCCTATTACTGGAACCGCTTGACCGGCTATTTCTATCAGCATCTGATTGACGCGAAGTAG
- a CDS encoding tryptophan halogenase family protein, with translation MNVKGIYRLVIVGGGTAGWMAAAALRRSFPALPYTVTLIESDEIGTVGVGEATIPPMIQFNDMLGLDENAFMKAVNGTFKLGIRFKDWSAPGSDYFHPFGVYGVDMGGLNFNHYWMRYHKAGGSADFGFFNPQTLAARANRFGRMKEINPNVPAVNYAFHFDASLYARYLRDVCVQRGVVRKEGRITEVQQNPDNGDVTAVVLASGERIEGDLFIDCSGFRGLLIEQTLKSGYEDWSKWLPCNRAVAVPCDKVDPLTPYTTSTAREAGWQWRIPLQHRTGNGYVFCDSYLSEETASDLLMQRLDGKAQAEPRVIRFQTGHRKQMWNRNVIAMGLASGFLEPLESTSIWLVQEAIATLQLYFPRGGITDTARASFNRAMLDAYTNVKDFLIAHYKVTTREDTPFWAYCKHMDIPDSLQFRLDSFREHNQPLVRPQDLFKEASWFAVLAGQGLMPKSYHPGADLMPEDEFRWRMQKVREGTTGLVNMMPGHEAYIAKTCASPHFISA, from the coding sequence ATGAACGTCAAAGGCATATACAGGCTGGTTATTGTGGGCGGCGGAACAGCCGGCTGGATGGCCGCGGCGGCGTTGCGTCGCAGTTTTCCCGCCCTGCCCTATACGGTGACGCTGATCGAGTCGGACGAAATCGGAACGGTTGGCGTGGGCGAAGCCACGATCCCGCCCATGATCCAGTTCAATGACATGTTGGGCCTTGACGAAAACGCCTTCATGAAGGCAGTCAACGGCACATTCAAACTGGGCATTCGCTTCAAGGACTGGTCGGCCCCCGGCAGTGACTATTTCCACCCGTTTGGCGTCTATGGCGTCGATATGGGTGGGCTGAACTTCAACCACTACTGGATGCGCTATCATAAGGCCGGAGGCTCTGCGGATTTTGGCTTCTTCAATCCTCAGACTCTGGCGGCGCGCGCCAACCGCTTCGGGCGCATGAAGGAGATCAATCCCAACGTCCCGGCGGTTAACTACGCCTTCCACTTCGACGCTTCGCTCTATGCGCGCTATCTGCGTGATGTCTGCGTGCAACGGGGGGTGGTACGCAAAGAAGGCCGCATTACCGAGGTGCAGCAAAACCCGGACAATGGCGATGTCACCGCCGTTGTTCTGGCCAGCGGTGAGCGTATTGAGGGCGACCTGTTTATCGACTGCTCGGGCTTTCGCGGCCTGTTGATCGAGCAGACACTCAAAAGCGGTTATGAAGACTGGTCCAAATGGCTGCCGTGTAACCGAGCCGTGGCCGTTCCGTGCGATAAGGTCGATCCGCTGACGCCTTATACCACATCCACGGCGCGCGAAGCCGGCTGGCAGTGGCGCATCCCCCTGCAACATCGCACCGGCAACGGCTATGTCTTCTGCGACAGCTATCTGAGCGAAGAGACGGCCTCGGACCTGCTCATGCAGCGCCTTGATGGCAAGGCACAGGCAGAGCCCCGCGTGATCCGCTTCCAGACAGGCCACCGAAAGCAGATGTGGAACCGCAACGTTATCGCCATGGGACTGGCCTCAGGCTTTCTTGAGCCGCTGGAATCGACCTCCATCTGGCTGGTTCAGGAAGCCATCGCGACACTCCAGCTTTATTTCCCCAGAGGCGGCATCACCGATACGGCCCGCGCCTCTTTCAATCGGGCCATGCTGGACGCCTATACCAATGTGAAGGACTTCCTGATCGCTCACTATAAGGTCACAACGCGCGAAGACACGCCCTTCTGGGCCTATTGCAAGCATATGGACATTCCCGACAGCCTGCAATTTCGCCTCGATAGCTTCCGCGAACACAATCAGCCGCTTGTCCGCCCGCAGGACCTGTTCAAGGAGGCAAGCTGGTTTGCCGTGCTCGCCGGGCAGGGCCTGATGCCGAAGTCCTATCACCCCGGCGCCGATCTGATGCCCGAGGACGAATTCCGCTGGCGGATGCAGAAGGTCCGCGAAGGCACAACGGGTCTGGTCAATATGATGCCGGGCCACGAAGCCTATATTGCAAAGACCTGCGCATCCCCTCACTTCATCAGCGCGTAA
- a CDS encoding Svx/AvrXca family virulence/avirulence protein codes for MRALISATALLAVSAIVSVAEAKDTCVSGSFAVVSGTPEEAPVQYETEHYAFRWKEGAVNKTDAVSAGETLEYIWKFYMDGTKFAVPYCDTDKKHKANINLDPSFALSGGPTGERDMGMWIHPLSLKDNWGLAHEFAHGLQGSSRGFRDSVYSGWLWENHANWMTHQLPIFRDNVHCSEMLVNFPHLYYGSTRDRYCSWQFLEYLKNEFGYEAVNRLWSDSLKPGQAGYELEDPFIVLMRTQGWSLSQLNDVFGNWALHNVNWDYINPDGSDQGQIYRKAYGSYDQRDGQRFLRVTQLDAIDTQKRQFAVPFDWAPQRWGYNIVRLFPDSGAKSVTVTFRGVVQTKPANPLPGLENEPSTLADPGSNWRWGVVAIGQNGQSRISPIVDGADGDMIFPVKPTDKALYLVVMGAPDIYQKIQWDQPWHSIYRYPWMASFEGAMPEGFEPGAPTPTAKGHRHPNGGGWVADGAQVAASAYVGPQARVLSGKVLDQARIEDHAVVNGGEVSGEAIVGALSLISNGVKVTDKAVVRTSFMGIGQFEPGAVIKGTAKLYGDVELRGGPTLTHGAYSGFVEADSQQSPQKGGTLDEIPQEITQKSEFKWRP; via the coding sequence ATGCGCGCCTTGATATCTGCAACCGCTCTGCTGGCCGTTTCTGCCATTGTCTCCGTTGCCGAAGCCAAAGACACTTGCGTCTCTGGTTCCTTCGCCGTTGTCTCCGGCACGCCTGAGGAAGCGCCTGTACAGTATGAGACCGAGCATTACGCCTTCAGATGGAAAGAGGGCGCGGTCAACAAGACGGATGCCGTGTCCGCCGGAGAGACGCTCGAATATATCTGGAAGTTCTATATGGACGGAACGAAGTTTGCCGTCCCGTACTGTGACACAGACAAAAAGCACAAGGCCAATATTAACCTCGATCCGAGCTTTGCGCTGTCCGGTGGGCCTACCGGAGAGCGCGATATGGGCATGTGGATCCATCCACTGTCTCTGAAAGACAACTGGGGCCTCGCTCACGAATTTGCCCACGGGCTTCAGGGATCATCCCGCGGCTTCCGGGATTCTGTCTATTCGGGCTGGTTGTGGGAAAACCATGCCAACTGGATGACGCATCAGCTCCCCATCTTCCGGGATAACGTCCATTGCTCCGAGATGCTGGTTAACTTCCCCCACCTCTATTACGGATCGACCCGCGATCGCTACTGTAGCTGGCAGTTTCTTGAATACCTGAAGAATGAGTTCGGTTATGAAGCCGTCAATCGCCTCTGGTCCGACTCGCTGAAGCCTGGTCAGGCAGGATACGAACTGGAAGACCCTTTCATCGTATTGATGCGTACTCAGGGCTGGAGCCTTAGCCAACTGAATGATGTGTTTGGCAACTGGGCGCTGCATAATGTCAACTGGGACTACATCAATCCGGACGGCAGCGATCAAGGCCAAATCTATCGTAAGGCCTACGGTTCCTACGACCAGCGCGACGGCCAACGCTTCCTGCGAGTGACCCAGCTTGACGCCATCGATACGCAGAAGCGGCAATTTGCGGTGCCTTTCGATTGGGCACCACAGCGCTGGGGCTATAACATTGTCAGGTTGTTCCCCGATAGCGGCGCAAAGTCAGTAACGGTTACGTTTCGGGGTGTGGTGCAGACAAAGCCGGCAAACCCGCTTCCCGGCCTTGAAAATGAACCTTCGACCCTGGCTGATCCGGGGTCAAACTGGCGTTGGGGGGTAGTTGCTATCGGCCAGAATGGCCAATCGAGGATTAGCCCCATTGTCGATGGGGCCGATGGTGACATGATCTTCCCCGTCAAGCCGACAGATAAGGCTTTATATCTCGTCGTAATGGGAGCCCCCGATATCTATCAGAAGATTCAATGGGACCAGCCCTGGCACTCCATTTACCGCTATCCCTGGATGGCAAGCTTTGAAGGGGCCATGCCAGAGGGATTTGAGCCAGGCGCTCCGACACCTACTGCCAAAGGACACCGACACCCGAATGGCGGCGGTTGGGTGGCAGATGGCGCGCAGGTCGCCGCGAGTGCCTATGTGGGTCCGCAGGCACGTGTATTAAGTGGCAAGGTGCTGGATCAGGCACGCATCGAAGACCATGCCGTAGTGAATGGAGGCGAGGTATCTGGTGAAGCCATCGTCGGCGCGCTTAGCCTTATCTCGAATGGCGTTAAGGTCACCGACAAGGCCGTCGTTCGAACCAGCTTTATGGGCATCGGACAGTTTGAACCGGGGGCGGTGATCAAGGGAACGGCAAAGCTATATGGCGACGTCGAACTCCGGGGAGGCCCCACCCTTACACACGGTGCCTATAGCGGGTTCGTGGAAGCCGACAGCCAGCAGTCCCCTCAAAAAGGTGGAACTCTCGACGAGATTCCCCAAGAGATAACCCAAAAAAGCGAGTTTAAGTGGCGCCCCTAG
- a CDS encoding glycoside hydrolase family 127 protein translates to MTLKIAFTRRDTLTSTAALFAGTSLSGPVAASGTHDRVTSLPLTDVRLLPSPFKTAVDVNEAYLLSVNPDRLLHNYRKFAGLTPKGELYGGWERDTIAGHSLGHYLSAISLMHAQTGNAALKLRAAYIIDELAVVQGAHGDGYVAGFTRKRKDGSVVDGKEIFPELMAGDIRSAGFDLNGCWVPLYNWHKLYGGLFDAQTFCGHDKALTVAVGLGGYIDKVFRALNDDQVQTVLNCEFGGLNDSFAELYRRTKNPRWLALAQRLHHRRIIDPLTAGEDKLANNHANTQVPKLLGEATLFEVTGNEDNRKAASFFWERVVNHHSYVIGGNADREYFFEPDTISKHITEATCEHCNTYNMLKLTRHLYGWEPDARYFDYFERAHFNHVLAQQNPKTGMFSYMTPLFTGAARGFSDPVDNWTCCHGSGMESHAKHGESIFWQSSDTLFVNLYIPATARWAAKGAQIRLDTGYPYDGNIVFSLPSLRRPTRFKLALRVPGWAKSADLTLNGKAVRSAKEGGYLVVDRVWAAGDTVRLRLPLDLRFEATRDDEKVVAVLRGPLVLAADLGSVEEEYKAVEPALVGDDLLASFKPVALENAQFRTEGIGRPADMTFVPFYAQYERRSGVYFKRFTEAQWKVEEAAFVTEQERQRDLAARSVDVMHLGEMQPERDHNLESDVSWPGTYRGRNGRDARQGGFMQFTMKVRKTPGIDAGPLQLQATYWGSDKRAFDVLIDGQKAVSVAHTEAPRPGAFFDEAYDIPETLTKGKETVTVRLQPTNGRSTGMIFGLRLFTAR, encoded by the coding sequence ATGACCTTAAAGATCGCCTTTACCCGTCGCGACACGCTTACAAGCACAGCGGCCTTGTTTGCGGGCACATCCTTGTCCGGCCCGGTGGCGGCCAGCGGCACACACGACAGGGTGACGTCCTTACCCTTGACCGATGTCCGACTGCTGCCCTCCCCTTTTAAAACAGCGGTAGACGTCAATGAAGCTTATCTGCTGAGCGTCAATCCCGACCGACTTTTGCATAATTATCGCAAATTTGCAGGCCTGACGCCCAAGGGAGAGCTTTACGGCGGGTGGGAGCGCGACACCATAGCCGGCCACAGCCTCGGGCATTACCTCTCAGCCATCTCCCTTATGCACGCGCAGACAGGCAATGCCGCACTGAAGCTTCGTGCCGCCTATATTATTGACGAATTGGCCGTCGTTCAGGGCGCGCACGGCGACGGCTATGTCGCGGGGTTCACCCGCAAGCGCAAGGACGGCAGCGTTGTTGATGGCAAGGAGATATTTCCGGAACTCATGGCCGGCGACATTCGCTCCGCCGGCTTTGATCTGAACGGCTGCTGGGTGCCTCTCTATAACTGGCACAAGCTCTATGGTGGGCTGTTCGACGCTCAGACCTTCTGCGGACATGACAAGGCGCTGACGGTGGCGGTCGGGCTTGGGGGCTACATAGACAAGGTCTTCCGGGCGCTGAACGATGATCAGGTGCAGACCGTGCTTAACTGTGAATTTGGCGGTTTGAACGACTCGTTCGCCGAACTTTACCGGCGCACGAAGAACCCGCGCTGGCTGGCCCTGGCTCAGCGCCTTCACCATAGGCGCATCATCGATCCGCTCACCGCCGGTGAAGACAAACTGGCCAATAACCACGCCAATACGCAGGTGCCCAAGCTGCTGGGCGAAGCGACCCTCTTCGAGGTTACTGGCAATGAAGACAACCGCAAGGCGGCCAGCTTTTTCTGGGAACGGGTCGTCAATCACCACTCCTATGTGATCGGCGGCAATGCCGATCGGGAGTACTTTTTCGAACCCGATACCATCTCAAAGCACATAACCGAAGCGACCTGCGAGCATTGCAACACTTACAACATGCTCAAGCTGACGCGCCATCTTTACGGCTGGGAGCCGGATGCGCGCTATTTCGACTATTTTGAACGCGCGCACTTCAACCATGTGCTGGCCCAACAGAATCCGAAGACGGGCATGTTCAGCTACATGACGCCTCTGTTCACAGGTGCGGCGCGCGGTTTTTCTGATCCGGTCGATAACTGGACCTGCTGCCACGGTTCAGGGATGGAAAGCCACGCCAAACACGGTGAGTCTATATTCTGGCAATCAAGCGATACCCTCTTCGTCAATCTTTACATCCCCGCCACCGCCCGCTGGGCCGCCAAGGGTGCGCAAATTCGACTCGACACCGGCTATCCTTATGACGGGAACATCGTTTTCAGCCTTCCGAGCCTTCGCCGACCGACGAGGTTCAAACTGGCCCTGCGTGTCCCTGGTTGGGCGAAAAGTGCCGATCTGACCCTCAATGGCAAAGCGGTTCGCTCTGCAAAGGAGGGCGGTTATCTGGTCGTTGATCGCGTCTGGGCAGCGGGGGATACGGTCAGGCTGCGCCTGCCGCTGGACTTACGGTTCGAGGCGACCCGCGACGATGAAAAGGTGGTGGCCGTGCTGCGTGGGCCGCTGGTGCTGGCGGCCGATCTGGGCAGTGTCGAAGAGGAATACAAGGCGGTGGAGCCCGCTCTGGTGGGTGACGACCTGCTGGCGAGCTTTAAGCCCGTCGCCCTCGAAAACGCACAGTTTCGCACCGAGGGTATTGGCCGCCCCGCAGACATGACGTTTGTACCCTTTTATGCTCAGTATGAGCGTCGCAGCGGTGTCTATTTCAAACGCTTTACTGAGGCGCAATGGAAGGTGGAAGAGGCGGCTTTTGTCACCGAACAGGAACGCCAGCGTGACTTGGCCGCCCGCTCTGTAGACGTCATGCACCTCGGCGAAATGCAGCCGGAACGCGACCACAATCTCGAGTCGGACGTCTCATGGCCTGGCACCTATCGCGGGCGCAATGGACGCGATGCGCGGCAAGGCGGATTCATGCAGTTCACAATGAAGGTGCGCAAAACACCGGGCATAGATGCCGGTCCGCTGCAATTGCAAGCGACCTACTGGGGGAGCGACAAGCGCGCTTTCGACGTCCTGATCGACGGGCAAAAAGCGGTGAGCGTCGCTCACACAGAGGCCCCCCGACCCGGGGCGTTCTTTGACGAAGCCTACGACATTCCCGAAACCCTCACCAAGGGCAAGGAGACCGTCACTGTTCGTCTTCAGCCCACAAATGGCCGTTCGACCGGAATGATTTTCGGCCTTCGCCTGTTCACAGCCCGATAG